A region from the Achromobacter seleniivolatilans genome encodes:
- a CDS encoding DUF6999 family protein has translation MIPDPDFLAKPHDPKDPSPWLALYLDRSTPLPDKVKKAWLTDSSCASRQYLLPFLRPLARAFIIVIQVVKTFLPRRWSHSKLLHRILAWGLKRFVSPEANWLILRHFHLGAQALSFIAANSPVSITTTPLKPLEIDDLKDELFVKHDLNLFNFVIRLNQALRDAGVEMHAPETVDFSMLEDPPLKLEDMPQGKLNFLDLQSAIELFTPLYQLMLTDNDFWRAANSLQLDETIGIYAAKLLGAPQHLILVNNSHPLVPMSTLRAGYRLVLHGLSTEMLHSLLMEMKAAQQGAEPPAPIA, from the coding sequence ATGATTCCGGACCCCGATTTTCTTGCCAAACCGCATGACCCGAAAGATCCCAGTCCGTGGCTGGCTTTGTATCTGGATCGCAGCACGCCGTTGCCGGACAAGGTTAAAAAGGCCTGGCTGACGGATTCCAGCTGCGCGTCGCGTCAATACCTGTTGCCGTTTCTGAGGCCGCTGGCACGCGCCTTCATCATCGTGATTCAGGTGGTGAAGACCTTTCTGCCGCGCCGCTGGTCGCATTCCAAACTGCTGCATCGCATTCTGGCCTGGGGCCTCAAGCGCTTTGTGTCGCCCGAAGCGAATTGGCTGATTCTGCGCCACTTCCATCTGGGCGCGCAGGCGCTGTCTTTCATTGCCGCGAACTCGCCGGTAAGCATCACCACCACGCCGCTCAAGCCCCTTGAGATCGATGATCTAAAGGACGAACTCTTCGTTAAACACGATTTGAACCTGTTCAATTTCGTGATCCGCCTGAACCAGGCGCTGCGCGATGCGGGTGTGGAAATGCACGCGCCGGAGACGGTCGACTTCTCGATGCTCGAGGACCCGCCCCTGAAGCTGGAAGACATGCCGCAGGGCAAACTCAATTTTCTGGATCTGCAAAGCGCCATCGAGTTGTTTACGCCGCTGTACCAGCTGATGCTGACCGATAACGACTTCTGGCGCGCGGCCAATTCGCTGCAGCTGGATGAGACGATCGGCATCTATGCCGCCAAGCTGCTGGGCGCGCCGCAGCATCTGATTCTGGTCAACAACAGCCATCCGCTGGTGCCGATGTCCACCTTGCGCGCCGGTTATCGCCTGGTGCTGCATGGCTTGTCGACCGAGATGCTGCACAGCTTGCTGATGGAGATGAAGGCGGCGCAGCAGGGCGCCGAGCCGCCTGCGCCTATCGCATAA
- a CDS encoding FmdB family zinc ribbon protein — MPIYAYKCSACGHAKDVLQKISDAPLSVCPECGQSSFSKQVTAAGFQLKGSGWYVTDFRGNGNGGGQAAPSASAESAAPAAAPAASATPAAPAAAPAAAAPAAPAGGSSAS; from the coding sequence ATGCCCATTTATGCGTACAAATGCAGCGCCTGCGGCCATGCCAAAGACGTCTTGCAGAAGATTTCCGATGCGCCGCTTTCGGTTTGCCCCGAATGCGGCCAAAGCTCGTTTTCCAAGCAGGTGACCGCAGCTGGATTCCAGCTCAAGGGCTCCGGCTGGTACGTCACCGATTTCCGTGGCAATGGCAACGGTGGCGGCCAGGCCGCCCCGTCGGCGTCCGCTGAAAGCGCCGCGCCGGCTGCTGCGCCTGCAGCGTCTGCGACGCCGGCTGCCCCAGCGGCTGCCCCCGCAGCGGCGGCTCCCGCGGCTCCGGCTGGCGGGTCGTCCGCTTCCTAG
- a CDS encoding endonuclease/exonuclease/phosphatase family protein has translation MSLIRVVSYNIHKGRSASGRLASLNELRLGLYGLRPDLVFLQEVQGRNEHKTLLDAQHESLAAALRLDVAYGRNAIRDTTDHGNALLSRFPILDHENVDISDHRMEQRGLLHARIEVDGRAVHCFVVHLGLFAGSRSRQILALTERIGRMVPDGEPILIAGDFNDWGDRLAPLFVQQLGLYEVFSHAPRSHGGELPRLRDSVKRLSNALRGLPNSGVSATQRTNQLGMDGSSRSPLPPPRTFPAVFPWFRLDRIYQRGFAVRSARVLRGREWARLSDHSPLLAELELP, from the coding sequence ATGTCGCTTATTCGAGTCGTCAGCTACAACATTCACAAAGGCCGTTCGGCATCGGGCCGGCTCGCCTCGCTGAATGAACTGCGCCTGGGCCTGTATGGCCTGCGCCCAGACCTGGTCTTCCTGCAGGAAGTCCAAGGCCGCAACGAGCACAAAACGCTGCTCGACGCCCAACACGAATCGCTTGCCGCTGCCTTGCGGCTGGATGTTGCCTATGGCCGCAATGCCATTCGTGACACGACGGACCATGGCAATGCGCTGTTGTCGCGCTTCCCCATTCTTGACCACGAAAACGTGGACATTTCCGATCATCGGATGGAGCAGCGCGGGCTCTTGCATGCGCGCATCGAAGTCGATGGCCGCGCGGTGCATTGCTTCGTGGTGCATCTGGGATTGTTCGCGGGCAGCCGCAGCCGGCAGATCCTGGCGCTGACCGAGCGTATCGGGCGCATGGTGCCGGACGGCGAACCCATTCTGATCGCGGGCGACTTCAATGACTGGGGCGACCGCCTGGCGCCGTTGTTCGTGCAGCAATTGGGCTTGTACGAGGTGTTTTCCCATGCGCCGCGCAGTCATGGCGGCGAACTGCCGCGCTTGCGAGATTCCGTCAAACGTCTGAGCAACGCATTGCGCGGATTGCCCAACAGCGGCGTGTCTGCGACGCAACGCACGAATCAGTTGGGCATGGACGGCAGCTCGCGTTCGCCGTTGCCGCCGCCCCGCACGTTCCCCGCTGTCTTTCCCTGGTTTCGCCTGGACCGCATCTATCAACGCGGTTTTGCCGTGCGCAGCGCGCGCGTGCTGCGCGGGCGGGAATGGGCGCGGCTGTCCGATCACTCTCCTTTGCTGGCCGAGTTGGAACTACCGTGA
- a CDS encoding fatty acid desaturase family protein, producing MADGPSLRRRLPALRNRRDWQSLTYLAALPALSAWQWIYGFWWPLYALMLFLTLGIGVIHHNHTHIRMWHGRWTNRATDFWITLLQGHPTFVFYPAHVANHHRYKHGAQDVARTYRFGGDTNHLWGYLIHPLQAGWVLYPLFFAWLGRLRRHWPGAWRYCLAQYGAWLGLWGGLLAVNPMKALVFVIVPQLHGLHWLLATNYLQHAHADGGPRKLAGLNYARNFEGLVNPLLFNIGLHTAHHEHPRAHWSELTHLHREHYRARVNPALNEGGLTPYMFRVFVLGAILPRYRSRSCMAPEHVR from the coding sequence TTGGCGGACGGGCCTAGTCTGCGGCGTCGGCTGCCGGCGCTGCGCAATCGGCGTGACTGGCAAAGCCTGACCTATCTGGCGGCGCTGCCTGCGCTGTCAGCCTGGCAATGGATCTATGGCTTTTGGTGGCCGCTGTACGCGCTGATGTTGTTTCTGACGTTGGGCATCGGCGTTATCCACCACAATCACACGCATATCCGGATGTGGCACGGGCGCTGGACCAATCGCGCCACCGACTTCTGGATCACGCTGCTGCAAGGGCATCCGACCTTCGTTTTCTATCCGGCGCACGTGGCCAACCATCACCGCTACAAGCATGGCGCGCAGGATGTGGCCCGCACCTATCGCTTTGGCGGCGATACGAATCATCTTTGGGGCTACCTGATCCATCCCTTGCAGGCGGGCTGGGTGCTGTATCCCTTGTTCTTCGCATGGTTGGGCCGCTTGCGGCGCCACTGGCCAGGCGCGTGGCGGTATTGCCTGGCGCAATACGGAGCGTGGCTGGGATTGTGGGGCGGCTTGCTTGCCGTGAACCCGATGAAGGCGCTGGTGTTTGTGATCGTGCCGCAGCTGCATGGCCTGCACTGGCTGTTGGCGACCAACTATTTGCAGCATGCGCATGCCGATGGCGGCCCGCGCAAGCTGGCCGGGCTGAACTACGCGCGTAATTTCGAAGGCCTGGTCAATCCCCTGTTGTTCAACATTGGCCTGCACACTGCGCATCACGAGCATCCGCGCGCGCACTGGTCCGAACTGACGCACCTGCATCGCGAGCACTACCGTGCGCGCGTGAATCCGGCTTTGAACGAGGGCGGTCTGACGCCTTATATGTTCCGCGTCTTTGTGCTGGGCGCGATCCTGCCGCGTTATCGCAGCCGTTCTTGCATGGCGCCCGAGCACGTCCGGTAG
- the clsB gene encoding cardiolipin synthase ClsB yields MKAEQVKLEWTEGNDIRLLQNGGDFFPALCAAIDAAQVSVHLETYIFIVDRSGSRVLESLAAAARRGVKVRVVLDGFGSADSVDDVRAQLLDAGAQCRIFRPEPRWFARLIPSRSRLRRLHRKVTVVDGRIAFIGGINVVDDYDDLDPTDGIAAPRFDFAVQVEGPLVTDAAYAQDLLWVRLNWARLRRHPRDWSRMRLTKPHHAWVGPCGTLRAALVLRDNLRFRQTFERAYLFGISQARRDILIANAYFFPGLQFRRALAKAAARGVRVRLLLQGKVEYRMQYHATRSLYDQLLRDGIEIYEYMPSYLHAKVAVIDDVVTVGSSNLDPFSLLLAREANVVVDNPAFAWDLQERLETAIAEGGHFIRPLDYQRRGWVRRWVDAASYTLLRIGVALTGTSDKY; encoded by the coding sequence GTGAAGGCCGAGCAGGTCAAGTTGGAGTGGACAGAGGGCAATGACATCCGCTTGCTTCAAAACGGCGGAGACTTCTTTCCTGCGCTGTGTGCGGCGATCGATGCGGCCCAGGTCAGCGTGCATCTTGAGACCTACATCTTCATCGTGGACCGCAGCGGTTCACGAGTGCTGGAAAGCCTGGCGGCCGCGGCGCGGCGCGGCGTCAAGGTCCGTGTCGTGCTTGATGGATTCGGCAGCGCCGATAGCGTGGACGATGTGCGCGCGCAATTGCTGGACGCCGGCGCGCAGTGCCGCATATTCCGTCCCGAACCCCGCTGGTTCGCCCGCCTGATTCCATCGCGCAGCCGCTTGCGACGGCTGCATCGCAAGGTGACGGTCGTGGATGGCCGCATTGCTTTCATCGGTGGCATCAATGTCGTCGATGACTATGATGACCTGGACCCGACCGACGGCATTGCCGCGCCACGGTTTGATTTTGCCGTGCAGGTTGAAGGTCCGCTGGTCACCGATGCGGCGTATGCCCAGGATTTGTTGTGGGTACGTCTGAACTGGGCGCGGTTACGGCGCCACCCGCGCGACTGGAGCCGTATGCGGCTCACAAAACCGCATCATGCCTGGGTGGGGCCTTGCGGAACACTACGCGCCGCGCTGGTGTTGCGCGACAACCTGCGCTTTCGCCAGACGTTTGAACGCGCCTATTTGTTCGGCATATCGCAGGCGCGCCGCGACATTCTGATCGCGAACGCCTACTTCTTTCCAGGCCTTCAATTCCGCCGCGCACTGGCCAAGGCCGCGGCGCGCGGCGTGCGAGTGCGGCTGCTGCTGCAAGGCAAGGTCGAATACCGCATGCAGTATCACGCCACACGCTCGCTCTATGACCAGCTGCTGCGCGATGGCATCGAGATCTATGAATACATGCCCAGCTATCTGCATGCCAAGGTCGCGGTGATCGACGACGTGGTTACGGTGGGTTCCTCTAACCTGGACCCATTCAGCCTGTTGCTGGCGCGCGAGGCCAACGTGGTTGTGGACAACCCGGCCTTTGCCTGGGATTTGCAGGAACGGCTTGAGACTGCGATTGCCGAAGGCGGGCACTTCATTCGTCCGCTGGATTATCAGCGCCGCGGCTGGGTGAGGCGCTGGGTCGATGCGGCGTCCTACACGCTGCTGCGGATCGGCGTGGCGTTGACGGGCACGTCGGACAAATACTGA
- a CDS encoding putative Na+/H+ antiporter produces the protein MPQSIEVIATILFAVAVLHTFSVPFFARLAHRGGPHAGFWHLFSEVEAVFGVWAFALIVTMAALSGPSAAIGYMDTRNFTEPLFVFAIMVVAASRPILELVGLVVRCVARALPLPRALATFFVVMALVPLGGSFITEPAAMTLAAILLRDAYFRTSGHAGFKYLTLGVLFVNVSIGGVLTSYAAPPVLMVASTFGWDSTFMVQHFGWRAAVAVCLNAGLLTFICRKALLERSVGTGGGVDGLDGADNRPPVPWIVVLVHLMFLVAVVLTAHHPAIFLGLLMMFIGFSEAYKRHQNRLMIKEGLMVGFFLAGLVVLGGLQKWWLQDLLGGLEPFVLFWGATALTAITDNAALTYLGSLVEGTSEAWRYMLVAGAVTGGGLTVIANAPNPAGFAILKNHFPDGSISSGRLFLSALGPTLVAAVMFLLPV, from the coding sequence ATGCCCCAGTCCATTGAAGTCATCGCCACCATTTTGTTTGCCGTGGCGGTGCTTCATACCTTTTCCGTTCCGTTCTTTGCGCGGCTGGCGCATCGTGGCGGCCCGCATGCGGGTTTCTGGCACCTGTTTTCGGAAGTCGAGGCCGTTTTCGGCGTGTGGGCCTTTGCGCTGATCGTGACGATGGCGGCATTGTCGGGTCCGTCCGCGGCAATCGGCTACATGGACACGCGCAACTTCACCGAGCCGCTGTTTGTTTTCGCGATCATGGTGGTGGCTGCCAGCCGGCCGATCCTGGAACTGGTGGGGCTGGTGGTGCGGTGTGTGGCGCGTGCGCTGCCGTTGCCGCGCGCGCTGGCGACCTTTTTCGTGGTGATGGCCCTGGTGCCGTTAGGCGGGTCATTCATTACCGAGCCCGCGGCCATGACACTGGCTGCCATTTTGTTGCGCGATGCCTATTTCCGGACAAGCGGACACGCGGGCTTCAAGTATCTGACTTTGGGTGTGCTGTTCGTGAACGTGTCCATTGGCGGGGTGCTGACGTCGTATGCGGCGCCGCCCGTGCTGATGGTGGCTTCGACCTTCGGGTGGGATTCCACGTTCATGGTTCAGCACTTTGGCTGGCGCGCCGCCGTGGCGGTCTGCCTGAATGCGGGCCTCTTGACCTTTATTTGCCGCAAAGCGCTGCTTGAGCGCTCTGTGGGAACGGGCGGAGGCGTGGATGGGCTCGACGGGGCTGATAACCGGCCGCCGGTGCCGTGGATTGTCGTGCTGGTCCACCTGATGTTTCTGGTGGCGGTGGTGCTCACCGCGCACCATCCGGCAATCTTTCTTGGGCTGTTGATGATGTTTATCGGCTTTTCGGAAGCCTATAAGCGCCATCAGAACCGTTTGATGATCAAGGAAGGGTTGATGGTGGGGTTCTTCCTGGCCGGGCTGGTGGTGCTGGGCGGATTGCAGAAATGGTGGTTGCAGGATTTGCTGGGGGGGCTGGAGCCCTTCGTGCTGTTCTGGGGCGCCACCGCGCTTACGGCCATCACCGACAACGCCGCGCTGACCTATCTGGGTTCGTTGGTGGAAGGCACGAGCGAGGCCTGGCGGTATATGTTGGTGGCTGGCGCGGTGACGGGGGGCGGCCTGACGGTGATTGCCAACGCGCCGAATCCGGCGGGTTTCGCCATTCTTAAGAATCACTTCCCGGATGGCAGTATTTCGTCGGGCAGGTTGTTTTTGTCCGCCCTGGGGCCGACACTGGTGGCCGCCGTCATGTTCCTGCTTCCCGTCTAA
- a CDS encoding DUF502 domain-containing protein, protein MRVFKKYFITGLLIWVPLAITVWVLGLLVTTLEGFVPGFLSSESLFGIDIPGFRFVLVIVVVLLTGVFAANLIGRTMVDQWENLLGRIPLVRSIYNSVKQVSDTVLAPNGQAFRRAVLVQYPRAGSWTIAFVTGTPSGEVAERLSGDHISVYVPTTPNPTSGFFLMMPRSEAIDLQMSVDAALKYIVSMGVVAPAQAFAPVDRPAPLSPEPGVQDAPRADS, encoded by the coding sequence ATGCGCGTCTTCAAAAAGTACTTCATCACCGGCCTGCTGATCTGGGTTCCGCTGGCGATCACGGTGTGGGTGCTGGGTTTGCTGGTCACGACTCTGGAAGGGTTCGTGCCTGGCTTTTTGTCGTCCGAATCGCTGTTCGGCATCGACATTCCTGGCTTCCGCTTCGTTCTGGTGATTGTGGTGGTGTTGTTGACGGGCGTATTCGCGGCCAACCTGATTGGCCGTACCATGGTGGATCAGTGGGAAAACCTGCTGGGCCGCATTCCTCTGGTGCGCTCCATCTACAACTCGGTCAAGCAGGTCAGCGATACCGTGCTTGCCCCGAATGGCCAGGCGTTTCGCCGCGCAGTGCTGGTGCAGTATCCGCGCGCAGGTTCCTGGACTATCGCTTTTGTCACCGGCACGCCCAGCGGTGAAGTGGCCGAACGCCTGTCGGGCGACCACATCAGCGTGTATGTGCCGACGACGCCGAACCCCACGTCCGGCTTTTTCCTGATGATGCCTCGCTCAGAAGCGATCGATCTTCAGATGAGCGTGGACGCGGCTTTGAAGTACATCGTTTCCATGGGCGTGGTCGCCCCGGCTCAGGCGTTCGCGCCCGTGGACCGGCCGGCCCCGCTCTCTCCGGAGCCTGGCGTGCAAGACGCGCCGCGCGCCGATTCGTAA
- the aspS gene encoding aspartate--tRNA ligase, translating into MRTCYTGQVCRDHLGQTVTLYGWVNRRRDHGGVIFIDLRDRAGLAQIVFDPDNAAFATAERLRNEFCIRVTGLVRERPAGTANSELASGEIEVLCKEVEILNASVTPPFQLDDDNLSETTRLTHRVLDLRRPQMQRNLMLRYRVSIETRKFLDQLGFIDIETPMLAKSTPEGARDYLVPSRVNAGHFFALPQSPQLFKQMLMVSGFDRYYQITKCFRDEDLRADRQPEFTQIDCETSFLNEFEIREIFENLIRHVFSVVQGVDLPSPFPIMPWIEAMRRYGSDKPDLRVQLEFTDITDVMRDVDFKVFAAAATAPGSRVVALRVPGGAEMSRSEIDGYTQFVGIYGAKGLAYIKVNDVAKGRDGMQSPIVKNLHDAALAELVKRTGAQDGDIIFFGADREKVVNDAIGALRVKIGHSEFGKKTGLFTPGWKPLWVVDFPMFEYDEEDGRYTAAHHPFTSPKDGHEDFLETDPSKAFAKAYDMVLNGWEIGGGSVRIHREEVQSKVFRALKIGAEEAREKFGYLLDALQYGAPPHGGIAFGLDRIVTMMTGAESIRDVIAFPKTQRAQDLLTQAPSEVDEKQLRELHIRLRNVEPK; encoded by the coding sequence ATGCGTACCTGCTACACCGGCCAGGTTTGCCGTGACCATCTCGGCCAGACTGTCACCCTGTACGGCTGGGTGAATCGCCGCCGCGACCACGGCGGGGTCATCTTCATCGACTTGCGCGACCGCGCGGGCCTGGCTCAGATCGTGTTCGATCCGGACAACGCCGCTTTCGCCACCGCAGAGCGTCTGCGCAACGAGTTCTGCATTCGCGTTACCGGTCTGGTGCGCGAGCGTCCCGCCGGCACCGCCAACAGCGAACTGGCCTCGGGCGAAATCGAAGTGCTCTGCAAGGAAGTCGAGATCCTGAACGCGTCGGTCACACCGCCGTTCCAGCTGGATGACGACAACCTGTCCGAAACCACTCGCCTGACGCATCGCGTGCTGGACCTGCGCCGCCCGCAGATGCAGCGCAACCTGATGCTGCGCTACCGCGTGTCGATCGAAACGCGCAAGTTCCTGGATCAGTTGGGTTTCATCGACATCGAAACCCCGATGCTGGCCAAGAGCACGCCCGAAGGCGCGCGCGACTATCTGGTGCCCTCGCGTGTGAACGCCGGCCACTTCTTCGCGCTGCCCCAGTCGCCGCAGCTGTTCAAGCAGATGCTGATGGTGTCGGGCTTTGACCGCTACTACCAGATCACCAAGTGCTTCCGCGACGAAGACTTGCGTGCTGACCGCCAGCCCGAATTCACCCAGATCGATTGCGAAACCTCGTTCCTGAACGAATTCGAAATCCGTGAAATCTTCGAGAACCTGATCCGTCATGTGTTCTCGGTGGTGCAAGGCGTTGATCTGCCGTCGCCGTTCCCGATCATGCCTTGGATCGAAGCGATGCGCCGCTACGGTTCGGACAAGCCGGATCTGCGTGTGCAACTGGAATTCACCGACATTACCGACGTGATGCGCGATGTGGACTTCAAGGTGTTTGCCGCCGCCGCTACGGCGCCGGGCAGCCGCGTGGTCGCCTTGCGCGTGCCGGGCGGCGCCGAAATGTCGCGTAGCGAGATTGACGGCTACACGCAGTTCGTCGGCATCTACGGCGCCAAGGGCCTGGCCTACATCAAGGTCAACGACGTGGCCAAGGGCCGCGACGGCATGCAATCGCCCATCGTCAAGAACCTGCACGACGCAGCCTTGGCCGAACTGGTCAAGCGCACCGGCGCGCAAGATGGCGACATCATTTTCTTCGGTGCAGACCGCGAGAAGGTCGTCAACGACGCCATCGGCGCGCTGCGCGTGAAGATCGGCCACAGCGAATTCGGCAAGAAGACCGGTTTGTTCACCCCCGGCTGGAAGCCGCTGTGGGTTGTGGACTTCCCGATGTTCGAATACGACGAGGAAGACGGCCGCTACACCGCTGCCCACCACCCGTTCACCAGCCCGAAGGATGGTCACGAAGACTTCCTGGAAACCGATCCCAGCAAGGCGTTCGCCAAGGCTTACGACATGGTGCTGAACGGTTGGGAAATCGGCGGCGGCTCGGTCCGTATTCACCGCGAAGAAGTGCAGAGCAAGGTGTTCCGCGCGCTGAAGATTGGCGCTGAAGAAGCTCGCGAGAAGTTCGGCTACCTGCTGGACGCGTTGCAGTATGGCGCGCCTCCGCATGGCGGCATTGCTTTCGGTCTGGACCGCATCGTAACGATGATGACCGGCGCCGAATCGATCCGCGACGTGATCGCCTTCCCGAAGACGCAACGCGCTCAGGATCTGCTGACGCAAGCTCCATCGGAAGTCGATGAAAAGCAACTGCGCGAATTGCACATTCGGTTGCGTAACGTCGAACCGAAATGA
- a CDS encoding iron-containing redox enzyme family protein, with protein sequence MPIAFHRVYLESAGYFMPGEPVSNEAMDDYIAPLNRMSSRIKSRILAENGIKQRYYAIDPEGQTVFTNAQLAAHAIRDCLRRHDSDLSAVSLLTSGSSGGDALMPGFANMIQGELAAQPMETLSVHGICAAGVSAIQVAAQGVEMGGHASALAVASELPSRMFKRSRFAARGYDADFDAHFLRWMLSDGAGAVLLGNTGRALPGASSGVRLRLKWVHQRSFSGDYPVCMQLGLSADRQKGHLDYPSWNEAEADGALSLRQDIRLLPHLFDIGIHEYAKLVRDGWLDPDQVDHFLCHYSSEKFIPVVEDLMEKAGLVIPRERWFSNLAWRGNTGAASILVMLAEFLETREVKPGEQIFCYIPESGRFMAAYMLLEAEAVHTGAVAAGKPAASAAASATASATDMQSGDADAIAPPHDPDMAPQGLGQLLTELAAIWHDYRSRVWRTPVVRRLRNRQFETADYLNWMENWIPQVREGSKWMREGAASLSEQYAPLAALIDLHAGEEQNDFEILFQDYRKAGGTVDSIDTLRRNPGGEALNAYLHSLAATNDPIGLLGAIYIIEGTGQRIVPALLPLLKASLKLPPDAFRFLEYHGHNDEHHLARWLSAVELALDCDEDGRAEQRIVATARRTAALYLMQFHHVMEGDAA encoded by the coding sequence ATGCCCATTGCGTTTCATCGTGTCTACCTGGAGAGCGCCGGCTATTTCATGCCGGGCGAGCCCGTGTCCAACGAAGCCATGGACGACTACATCGCTCCGCTGAACCGGATGTCCAGCCGCATCAAGAGCCGGATCTTGGCCGAGAACGGCATCAAGCAGCGTTACTACGCCATTGATCCGGAAGGCCAGACGGTGTTCACCAACGCGCAGTTGGCGGCGCATGCCATTCGCGACTGCCTGCGGCGTCACGACAGCGATCTGTCGGCGGTGTCGCTGCTGACCAGCGGCTCTTCGGGCGGTGATGCCCTGATGCCCGGCTTTGCGAACATGATCCAAGGTGAATTGGCCGCGCAGCCGATGGAGACCCTGTCGGTCCACGGCATTTGCGCCGCTGGCGTATCGGCTATCCAGGTGGCGGCGCAGGGCGTCGAAATGGGCGGGCATGCCAGCGCGCTGGCCGTGGCCAGTGAATTGCCGTCGCGCATGTTCAAACGTTCGCGTTTTGCGGCGCGCGGGTACGACGCCGATTTTGACGCGCACTTTCTGCGCTGGATGCTATCTGACGGCGCGGGCGCTGTGCTGCTGGGCAATACCGGGCGCGCGCTGCCTGGCGCGTCCAGCGGCGTGCGCTTGCGCTTGAAGTGGGTCCACCAGCGGTCGTTTTCGGGCGATTATCCTGTGTGCATGCAGCTGGGGCTGTCGGCCGACCGCCAGAAGGGGCATCTGGATTATCCGTCCTGGAATGAGGCCGAGGCCGATGGCGCGTTGTCATTGCGCCAAGACATCCGCTTGTTGCCGCATTTGTTCGACATTGGCATCCATGAGTACGCCAAGCTGGTGCGAGACGGCTGGCTGGACCCGGATCAGGTGGATCACTTCCTGTGCCATTACTCGTCCGAGAAATTCATTCCGGTCGTGGAAGACCTGATGGAGAAAGCGGGCCTGGTGATTCCGCGTGAACGCTGGTTCAGCAACTTGGCCTGGCGCGGCAACACGGGCGCGGCATCAATTCTGGTCATGCTGGCGGAGTTCCTGGAAACCCGCGAGGTGAAGCCGGGCGAACAGATCTTCTGCTACATCCCCGAATCCGGGCGTTTCATGGCGGCCTATATGCTGCTGGAAGCCGAGGCAGTGCATACCGGCGCGGTGGCGGCAGGCAAGCCCGCTGCATCCGCCGCCGCGTCTGCCACCGCGTCTGCCACCGATATGCAGAGCGGTGACGCCGACGCCATTGCCCCGCCGCATGACCCCGATATGGCCCCGCAAGGTCTGGGCCAGTTGCTGACTGAACTGGCCGCCATCTGGCACGATTACCGCTCGCGCGTCTGGCGCACGCCGGTCGTGCGCCGATTGCGCAATCGCCAGTTTGAAACGGCCGACTATCTGAATTGGATGGAAAACTGGATTCCGCAGGTGCGAGAAGGCAGCAAATGGATGCGCGAAGGCGCGGCGTCCTTGTCCGAGCAGTACGCGCCCTTGGCCGCGCTGATCGACCTGCATGCTGGCGAAGAGCAGAACGACTTCGAAATCCTGTTCCAGGACTATCGCAAGGCGGGCGGCACGGTCGATAGCATTGACACGTTGCGGCGCAACCCGGGCGGTGAAGCGCTGAACGCCTATCTGCACAGCTTGGCCGCAACCAACGATCCGATCGGCCTCTTGGGCGCGATCTACATCATTGAGGGCACGGGCCAGCGCATTGTGCCGGCCTTGCTGCCTTTGCTGAAGGCCAGCCTGAAGCTGCCGCCAGATGCCTTCCGCTTCTTGGAGTATCACGGCCATAACGACGAACATCATCTGGCACGTTGGTTGTCGGCCGTGGAACTGGCGCTGGATTGCGACGAAGACGGCCGCGCCGAGCAGCGCATCGTTGCTACGGCGCGCCGCACGGCCGCGTTGTACCTGATGCAATTTCATCACGTGATGGAGGGTGATGCGGCATGA
- a CDS encoding sterol desaturase family protein — translation MAQAFEALSAWQVMLAGLLFFGGIYLVFGAATWLLTQYVLPALGIGRPLDPRPLAAGQLRREFAQSGLSILLFGTGMIFPWGLLQLGWAHLDPDPSWQKVVVEILVLVAWNDVHFWINHRLLHTKPLRRFHLPHHRSVVTTPFSTYSFHPIEALMLGNVIMLPMVLHDFSFWALASVPLFSLFFNCIGHANYDFFPKVSYAHWFAASRRHHLHHACYNGNYGFQFTFMDRLFRTRLKAEAAGPQLDAFRQRESIGGRA, via the coding sequence ATGGCCCAAGCTTTTGAAGCCTTGTCCGCCTGGCAGGTGATGCTGGCGGGACTGCTGTTCTTCGGCGGCATTTATCTGGTGTTCGGCGCGGCAACCTGGCTGCTTACGCAGTACGTGTTGCCGGCGTTGGGCATCGGCCGTCCGCTCGATCCGCGGCCCTTGGCAGCGGGCCAATTGCGCCGGGAATTTGCGCAGTCCGGTCTGTCCATTCTGTTGTTCGGGACAGGCATGATTTTTCCATGGGGCCTCTTGCAATTGGGGTGGGCGCATCTGGACCCAGATCCCAGCTGGCAAAAGGTCGTGGTCGAGATCCTGGTGCTGGTTGCCTGGAACGACGTGCATTTCTGGATCAATCACCGCTTGCTACATACCAAGCCGCTGCGCCGCTTCCATTTGCCGCATCACCGCTCAGTCGTGACGACCCCGTTCTCGACTTATAGCTTTCACCCCATTGAGGCCCTGATGCTGGGCAATGTGATCATGCTGCCCATGGTGCTGCATGATTTCAGCTTTTGGGCGTTGGCATCCGTGCCGCTGTTCAGCCTGTTCTTTAACTGCATCGGGCACGCCAACTACGACTTTTTCCCCAAGGTGTCCTACGCCCACTGGTTCGCCGCCAGCCGCAGGCATCACCTGCACCATGCCTGCTACAACGGCAATTACGGATTCCAGTTCACCTTCATGGACCGCTTGTTCCGCACCCGCCTGAAGGCCGAGGCGGCCGGCCCCCAGCTGGACGCGTTCCGGCAGCGAGAATCGATTGGCGGACGGGCCTAG